In the Populus trichocarpa isolate Nisqually-1 chromosome 1, P.trichocarpa_v4.1, whole genome shotgun sequence genome, one interval contains:
- the LOC18095619 gene encoding TIR-only protein — translation MNRSSIVNFPRQFLRQYPSIQPAVTSRIAKPCDVFINHRGIDTKRTVVTLLYDHLFRLNLHPFLDNKNMKPGDKLFDNINSAIRKCKVGVTVFSPRYCESYFCLHELALIMESKKKVIPIFCDIKPSQLRVVNDGKCPMEDIRRFRWALEEAKYTVGLTFDSLKGNWSEVVTSASDIVIETLVELESEKQMQRHKSTPIFRA, via the exons ATGAATCGCTCTTCAATTGTAAACTTCCCACGCCAATTTCTCCGTCAATACCCCTCAATACAGCCGGCGGTTACCAGTCGTATTGCCAAACCTTGTGATGTGTTCATTAACCATCGAGGGATCGACACAAAGCGCACGGTTGTTACTTTGCTTTATGATCACCTTTTCCGGTTAAACCTACACCCCTTCCTGGACAACAAGAATATGAAGCCAGGAGACAAGTTGTTCGATAATATCAACAGTGCAATAAGGAAATGTAAGGTTGGGGTGACTGTGTTTTCTCCTCGGTATTGCGAGTCATATTTTTGCCTTCATGAACTAGCTCTTATTATGGAGTCAAAGAAGAAGGTTATTCCTATCTTTTGTGACATCAAGCCCTCGCAACTTCGAGTTGTGAACGATGGGAAATGTCCCATGGAGGATATCCGGAGGTTTCGCTGGGCACTTGAAGAGGCTAAGTATACTGTAGGGCTCACGTTCGACTCCTTGAAAGG GAACTGGTCGGAGGTTGTAACAAGTGCGTCGGATATTGTCATTGAAACCTTGGTTGAGCTCGAGAGTGAGAAGCAAATGCAGCGCCATAAAAGCACTCCAATATTCCGTGCCTAG